A genomic region of Methanobacterium sp. contains the following coding sequences:
- a CDS encoding methylated-DNA--[protein]-cysteine S-methyltransferase has translation MIWGKFITDKVIISTYNRKKLYFAVAVKDKKIIKTILPKSSEKETLNEISREFNSYILSDEYRSFAEDICNIYYGKHVSFGNEAINLDLNEFQKRVLLEVMKIPYGKVKTYKQISKAIDSKAYRAVGTAIGKNPLPLIIPCHRVVRSDLKVGGFLGGPEMKKEILKNEGICIVNDRVNIV, from the coding sequence TTGATCTGGGGGAAGTTTATTACAGATAAAGTTATAATTTCAACATATAATCGCAAAAAACTTTATTTTGCGGTTGCGGTTAAAGATAAAAAGATAATAAAAACTATTTTACCAAAATCAAGTGAAAAAGAAACCCTGAATGAAATTTCAAGGGAATTTAACTCTTATATTTTATCTGACGAATACAGATCATTTGCAGAAGATATCTGTAACATTTATTATGGTAAACATGTTTCCTTTGGAAATGAAGCTATAAACCTGGATTTAAATGAATTTCAAAAAAGAGTGCTCCTTGAAGTAATGAAAATACCCTATGGAAAAGTTAAAACTTACAAACAGATTTCAAAAGCCATAGATTCAAAAGCATACCGGGCTGTAGGGACAGCAATAGGTAAAAACCCATTACCCTTAATTATTCCATGTCATAGGGTCGTAAGATCCGATTTAAAGGTCGGCGGATTTTTAGGCGGTCCTGAAATGAAAAAAGAGATATTGAAAAATGAGGGAATCTGTATTGTTAATGACAGAGTGAACATAGTTTAG